The Silurus meridionalis isolate SWU-2019-XX chromosome 16, ASM1480568v1, whole genome shotgun sequence genome has a segment encoding these proteins:
- the abce1 gene encoding ATP-binding cassette sub-family E member 1 — MADKNTRIAIVNHDKCKPKKCRQECKKSCPVVRMGKLCIEVTPQCKIVWISESLCIGCGICIKKCPFGALSIVNLPSNLEKETTHRYCANSFKLHRVAIPRPGEVLGLVGTNGIGKSTALKILAGKQKPNLGKYDAPPDWQEILAYFRGSELQNYFTKILEDDLKAIVKPQYVDQIPKTVKGSVGSILSRKDDTKTEQIVCGQLDLLHLRDRNVEDLSGGELQRFACAVVCIQRADIFMFDEPSSYLDVKQRLRAAITIRSLISPDRYIIVVEHDLSVLDYLSDFICCLYGVPSAYGVVTMPFSVREGINIFLDGYVPTENLRFRETSLVFKVAETAAEEEVKKMCRYQYPNMCKSMGDFTLTITEGEFTDSEIMVMLGENGTGKTTFIRLLAGGLKPDGGGDVPILNVSYKPQKISPKFKGSVRALLHDKIRDAYTHPQFVTDVMKPMQIESIIDQDVQNLSGGELQRVALALCLGKPADVYLIDEPSAYLDSEQRLMAARVIKRFILHAKKTAFVVEHDFIMATYLADRVIVFDGIPSRNTCANTPQNLLAGMNKFLAQLEITFRRDPNNFRPRINKLHSIKDVDQKKTGNYFFLDD, encoded by the exons ATGGCCGACAAGAACACGCGTATCGCTATCGTCAACCACGACAAGTGCAAGCCGAAGAAATGCAGGCAGGAGTGTAAGAAGAGCTGTCCTGTGGTGCGCATGG GGAAGCTGTGTATCGAAGTGACGCCTCAGTGTAAGATCGTGTGGATCTCCGAGTCGTTGTGTATAGGCTGCGGCATCTGCATCAag AAATGTCCGTTTGGTGCTCTGTCTATCGTAAACCTGCCGAGTAACCTGGAGAAGGAGACCACACACAGATACTGTGCCAACTCCTTCAAGTTGCACAG a GTTGCCATTCCACGTCCTGGAGAGGTGTTGGGGCTGGTGGGCACTAACGGGATCGGGAAATCCACGGCTCTTAAAATCCTGGCAGGAAAACAGAAACCCAACCTGGGCAAATACGAT GCTCCCCCGGACTGGCAGGAGATCCTGGCTTATTTCCGAGGCTCTGAGCTGCAGAACTATTTCACCAAGATCCTGGAGGACGACCTCAAGGCCATCGTAAAGCCGCAATACGTCGACCAGATCCCTAAAACCGTCAAG GGGTCAGTAGGTTCCATTTTGAGCAGGAAAGATGACACTAAGACCGAGCAGATCGTGTGTGGGCAGCTAG atcTGCTGCACCTGCGGGATCGCAACGTCGAGGACCTGTCTGGAGGAGAGCTGCAGAGATTCGCATGCGCTGTCGTCTGCATCCAGAGAGCAGACAT TTTCATGTTTGATGAACCATCCAGTTATCTTGATGTGAAGCAGAGGCTGAGAGCTGCCATCACCATCCGATCTCTCATCTCACCTGACAg GTACATCATCGTAGTGGAGCACGATCTGAGTGTGCTGGATTACTTGTCTGATTTTATCTGCTGCCTGTACGGCGTACCGAGTGCCTACGGCGTCGTCACCATGCCCTTCAGTGTCCGAGAAG GTATTAACATCTTCCTGGACGGCTACGTGCCGACGGAGAACCTGCGTTTTCGCGAGACCTCGCTGGTGTTCAAAGTAGCCGAGACGGCAGCCGaggaggaggtgaagaagatGTGCCGCTATCAGTACCCCAACATGTGCAAGAGCATGGGGGACTTCACGCTCACCATCACAGAGGGAGAGTTCACCGACTCTGAGATCATGGTGATGCTCGGGGAGAACG GGACTGGAAAAACAACATTCATCAGACTGCTGGCTGGAGGCCTGAAACCTGACGGAggag GTGACGTGCCGATTCTGAACGTGAGCTACAAGCCTCAGAAGATCAGCCCCAAGTTTAAA ggcaGCGTTCGTGCCTTGCTCCACGATAAGATCCGAGATGCCTACACACACCCCCAGTTCGTCACCGACGTCATGAAGCCCATGCAGATAGAGAGCATCATCGACCAGGAC gttcaGAATCTGTCTGGGGGTGAGTTGCAGCGTGTGGCGTTGGCTCTGTGTTTGGGTAAACCAGCCGACGTTTATCTGATCGATGAACCGTCAGCGTACCTGGACTCCGAGCAGCGTCTCATGGCCGCCCGAGTCATCAAGCG ATTCATCCTGCACGCCAAGAAAACCGCGTTCGTGGTGGAGCACGACTTCATCATGGCCACGTATCTGGCGGACCGAGTCATCGTGTTCGACGGCATTCCTTCCAGAAACACCTGCGCCAACAC gccACAGAATCTGCTGGCTGGTATGAATAAGTTCCTGGCACAACTGGAGATCACCTTCAGAAGAGACCCAAACAACTTCAGACCAAGAATCAACAAACTCCACTCCATCAAG GACGTGGATCAGAAGAAAACCGGCAACTACTTTTTCCTGGATGACTGA
- the LOC124398937 gene encoding uncharacterized protein LOC124398937, with product MMKTLEFYQMVQKYLAHGEFEPDCNRRVRSDIRRASDKFAIKDGRLYYLGPNKTYMRLVVMTEEEKSFALNECHDNSETGNHLGVRGTRNKVIEGYFWPTLIKDVTEWVKSCERCQTSFSKTAMLGLHAVKKSVPVKVLVTHAPASKDICPSQDLYPVMKEDLQQCNGIPIITRIEETTAPEETKPYFRVVVGKVQTLLDPPLSQQLLGRKSNDQSTQTLYTPHAHSTTTEQEADVNCIYKRYLLQELEVRKADLQYTKLKIRKLELEIKKMEKEETGEDQ from the exons ATGATGAAAACGCTGGAGTTTTATCAGATGGTGCAGAAATACCTCGCGCACGGAGAGTTTGAACCAGACTGCAACAGGAGGGTGAGGAGCGACATACGCCGCGCCAGCGACAAATTCGCCATCAAAG ATGGTCGACTGTATTATCTCGGCCCCAACAAAACGTACATGCGCCTGGTGGTCATGACTGAAGAGGAAAAAAGTTTCGCCCTAAACGAGTGTCATGATAACAGCGAGACGGGAAACCATCTCGGTGTGAGGGGCACCAGAAACAAGGTCATCGAAGGCTACTTCTGGCCAACGCTTATAAAGGATGTAACAGAGTGG GTGAAGTCTTGTGAGCGCTGTCAGACTTCCTTCAGCAAGACGGCGATGTTGGGGTTGCATGCGGTGAAG AAATCGGTTCCAGTCAAGGTTTTAGTCACTCATGCTCCTGCTTCTAAAGATATCTGTCCTTCACAAGATCTTTATCCAGTGATGAAGGAAGACTTACAGCAATGTAACGGGATTCCCATAATTACAAGGATAGAGGAGACAACAGCTCCAGAGGAAACTAAGCCTTATTTCCGAG TTGTGGTGGGAAAAGTCCAGACACTTCTGGATCCTCCTCTGTCTCAGCAGTTGCTGGGTAGAAAAAGT AATGATCAAAGCACACAAACCCTTTACACACCTCATGCTCACTCCACAACAACagaacag GAAGCAGATGTCAACTGCATATATAAAAGATATTTGCTTCAAGAACTAGAAGTTCGGAAGGCAGATCTTCAATACACAAAGCTGAAAATCAGAAAACTGGAgcttgaaataaagaaaatggagAAAGAAGAA ACTGGAGAAgatcaataa
- the anapc10 gene encoding anaphase-promoting complex subunit 10, translating to MAAATKTPPGADPKQLERTGTVREIGSQAVWSLSSCKPGFGVDQLRDDNLETYWQSDGSQPHLVNIQFRRKTTVKMLCIYADYKSDESYTPSKISVRVGNNFHNLLEIRQLEMVEPSGWIHIPLLDLVNNPIRTFMIQIAVLANHQNGRDTHMRQIKVYTPVEESSIGKFPRCTTVDFMMYRTIR from the exons ATGGCTGCAGCGACCAAAACCCCTCCTGGAGCAGACCCCAAGCAGCTGGAGCGCACGGGGACGGTCCGTGAGATCGGCTCTCAGGCCGTGTGGTCTCTGTCTTCATGCAAACCCG GGTTCGGAGTCGACCAGCTGAGGGACGATAATCTGGAGACGTACTGGCAGTCAGACGGCTCGCAGCCTCACCTCGTCAACATCCAGTTCAG GAGGAAGACTACAGTGAAGATGCTCTGCATTTATGCCGATTATAAGTCAGATGAAAGCTACACTCCCAGCAAGATCTCGGTCCGGGTCGGGAACAACTTCCACAACCTGCTGGAGATCAGG caGTTAGAGATGGTAGAGCCGAGCGGTTGGATCCACATCCCCCTCCTGGACCTGGTAAACAACCCCATCAGGACTTTCATGATCCAGATTGCGGTTCTGGCGAACCACCAGAATGGACGTGACACACACATGCGGCAGATCAAAGTGTACACCCCGGTGGAGGAGAGCTCTATCGGCAAATTCCCACGATGCACCACTGTCGACTTCATGATGTACCGCACCATCAGGTGA